GGTGTTTTAATGACTCCACCTGTAGTTTTTATTTTTTATCTAGGTTAAAGAAAGAGTGATCTTATCGTGAAAAATACAACCTACTATTTTACAACAGACAAAAATGAAACAGAGTTAAATAACTTGATTTTTGATCCATTATTCAAAAAAATAGTGGATTATCTTTCTAACCACAACGAGCAAGATGTGATATTACGTCAAATAAAAGCCAATATTCCAACAGATAGTAATTTAGAATTATATTTGGATAAGTTAATCAAATATGGCCTTCTTGAGCGAAAAAACAGAAGATATCATTTAACCTTTCCAATATATTCCACCCAAAAAAACGTACAAATTCCTGAAACAATAACCAGTCTATTAAGAAATATTGTTCAAAAGAATTCATCACAAGTCAATTTCTTTATATTTGGGGAATGGCTGTGGTCCTTGCTTTTTGAAGAAGAGCAGGAGGGTTACTTTTTTGGTATCGAATCTTCTCCAGAGTCATTCTCTTTACAATTCTATCGCAAAAGAGAGGAGGGGAATGATACATTACGATTTGTGTCTGTTTATCAAGAGAATCAGATTCCGTTTGACTTGGCCAATTATTTCAATTTACTTTCGAGAAGGGTAGAGCTGCCTGAACATTTCAAACCCTTACAAGACATAATTGGTGATGTGGACATCCATTATTTTATAGCCCAAATTCAAAAAGTAATTCGTTCTGCTAAGCGAAATCCTTCAAGAGTAAGAAAACCAAATATTTTTGAAGAGGCTTTGATAACTACAAAAGACTTAATCAGAAATACTGAAGGAGAATTATTTCTCGAAGCAACTTATCTAGAGGATGATAAACTTTCAGAAGAAAACCAACTTACTCTAGATAAACTAGAAACAGAATTCAGGTTGTTATGGAAGACCATTGACGATCAGAACCAACGTATATTCTATAAGATGCAAGTATATAGCATTTTGTTTAGTACATGTTTTCCAAATCAAAACCAAATTCGTTACTTCAAACACTAAGTTACCATAATTATATTATGTAAACTTACATATAAATCAAACAACGTCCTTCATTTTTAATAAATCAAGAGACGTTGTTTGATCATTTATTTCTTTTGCGTACTTTCTTTGTCCAAAAACCACCGGAGATAAACTTAGGTTCATACGAAATGATAAATGCTCTAGGTTCTTTTTCGTTGATTAGTTTATAAAGGCTACGTTCATTTTTACGTGGAGATAAAATTTCTAAAATCATTCGTTCACCTTCACGACCAGCTCCAAAACTTTGTGTAACACCATAACCGTGATCTCTTAGTATTTCTGGTAGATTGAGCTGCTCTGTGGAAGAAGGTAGGATAGCTGTTACCATAATGTATCCCAGCGCTAAATAATCTTCGATTTTGATTCCAACACTGATACCCACTGCATAACCCAGCGCATACACAATTAGATTTAGTGGATTATCTAAGCGGTTGAGTACCATGCTAAGGCCTAACACGTAGATCGTTATCTCTGCCATACTTACTAAAGGCGCGATCAAGCGATAGCCTTTCATAGTTAGCATAAAACGAATCGTATTCAATGTAATATAAGAAAAATTAACCACAAAGATAGTTACTAACATTTTGATGTCCATTTTAATATTTCCTCTTTTCAATTAACAATATCAGCATATTATAGTACAACATTATGAGAATTAAAATAGTAAAAATCCAAATATAAAAATAATTTTGATTTAGGCCATGCACACAACGAATCTTTTTTTAAGAGATGTTATTTGTTGGATGAATCTATGGTTTTTGCTATAATCAATATATTACGTATTTTAAGGGAGACATGAAATCGGATGAGAATTTTTATCATCATACTTTTGGTATTATTGTTATTAAATACCACTGCAGCACTTATTACTGTTTTTAGAAAACCACGTAGCATTTCAAGTGTTTTAGCTTGGATCATGACGTTATTATTTTTACCAGGAATCGGCTTTATTATTTATCTTTTTTGTGGCAGAGGCATCAATGGGCAAAAAGTGTTCAATCTGACTGCTTATGATAAAGAAAAAATTACTGAAATCAAGAACATGGTCGATGAAGACAATCTCAAGTCAGATGGAAAATTGGATATTAATTTATTAACTGACGCACGTGTGTTGAATAAATACTTTAGAAATATGGATTCTTCACCATTAAGTAAACGGAATAGTCTAAAAATATATACAGATGGAAAAGAAAAATTCGATGCCCTATTTGATGATATTCGTCAGGCTAAAGAAACAGTCCATGTTGAATATTATTCCTTTTTTAACGATCATATCGGGAATCAGTTTTTAGATTTATTAGGGGAGAAAGTAAAAGAAGGGGTCTCGGTTCATTTGATTTATGATCCTTGGGGCTCTCCTGGAGCAAACAAAAAGTTTTTTGCTGCATTCGTTGCCTTAGGAGGGAAGGTTGCACCTTTTATTACGTCAAAAAACATGATTAGCAAGACTCGTTTAAACTATCACCTACATCGTAAAATCGTCGTAATAGACGGGAAGATCGGGTGGACTGGTGGATTTAATGTTGGCGATCAATATTTAGGAGATAGTAAGAAATTTGGTTACTGGAGAGATACACATATCCGTTTAGTTGGCACTTCCGTATTCTCCTTACAGGAGATTTTTATTATGGATTGGAACGCTTCTGTACAACATGAATCACAAAAAATGGATTATTTAGAAAACTATTTCCAAATTGCTGAAGACAACGAACTTGGAAATTTAGCCTTACAGGTGGTGTCTGATGGACCGGACTCTGAAGAAGAAATCTTAAAAAGCGGTTTTATCAAAATGATTTTATCTGCTGAAAAATCGGTTTGGATTCAAACACCTTATTTAATACCAGATGACAGTATGATCAATGCATTGTTGATTGCAGTTCGATCTGGTATTGATGTGCGCATCATGATTCCGTGTATGCCAGACCATCCATTTATTTATCGTGCAACTCAATATTATGCCAATTACCTACACAAAAGAGGTATTAAGGTCTATATGTATCAAAATGGCTTCTTGCATGCTAAAACGATGATTATCGATAATGAAATCTGTATGGTCGGTACCACAAATCAGGATATTAGAAGTTACGCATTGAATTTTGAAGTAAGTACATTTATCTATGATACCAGAATCGCATGGAAACTAACTCAAATATTTGAATCCGATATGGATAACAGTCTTTTATTAACGGACGAAATTATTCGCAATCAATCTCATTGGTTACGATTTAAGCAAAACTTTTCACGATTGTTATCACCGATACTATAAATAAAAAAGGAACAAATTCGTAAGATGTCGAATTTGTTCCTTTTTTATTAGGTACACAGATAGGACACGGGATGGAAGTCTCCAATGTAATAATTGCACGCCGCTTTTTCAATTCCGTATTCTAGTTAACATAATATACATTATACAAAGTAGTTTCTGAACTGTAAAATATGGATAGATTTATATTTTTATCCTTATACTCAATAAACTCTATTGTAATTCTAAAAATGTATTAATTTCGTTCGTTACTTTTTCACGTTCATCTAGTTGCAAATTATGTCCAGCGTTTTCTAACAGAATAAAAACTCCTTTCGAAAAGTCTTTTTGATTTTCGATCATGTCTTTATAGCCGACAACTTCATCTTGTTCACCTAAAATAATTAATGCTGCACAATTGATAACTTCACCAAAAAGACTTTCTTCGAAACCGAATGAATAGCCATTTTTTTGAAAAGACTTTTGGAATTCGCGGTCTCCTACAGAAAGTCCTGAATGGATTTCTGAAACATAGTTTTCATATCCTTTTTTAGTGATATTAACAGCATTGTTTTTGTATTCTTCGAAAAGGGTTTTATCTTCAACTTCAAAATATGCCGCTTCTCCTTCGAGTCTTTTCGGTAAACGGCGTTTACCGAAAAGCGCCTTCACTACAGGTGCTAATAAGATTAACTTTTCTACTCTATCAGGTATCGCTTTTATTATTCCTAATGCTAGGTATCTCCCATATGAATAACCTAAAAGAGAAAAAGATTCTTTACCAATGATATCATTTATAAATTCAATTAAAACGGTCAATAATTCATTAGCGTTAATCATTTTTCTAGGTGCGGCCGATCTTCCCATACCAGGTAAATCAATATAAATCCGTTTATACGCTTTATTCTGAAGAGACTCTTCGACAATCCCTTTAACACTTCTGTGGTCAATAGAAAAACCGTGGATAATTAGTAACGGATCCCCTTGACCAACAACTGTATAATATATTTTTGCAATCTCATTAGAGTAATACATCTATCCCTCTCCTCTCTCGTTAACGTTGAAAAAACTTTTTCATTTCTGATGTCTAGTGAAGTATCCTTTTATATCATCTAACATAAAATTTTCGATTAAATTCACTTGATGTATATCAGCACCTTGTTTTAGAACTTCTTTGCACTTAATAAATGACCAATTTGGTAAAGTTCCTCTAAACCTGGGGTCATTAGCATACACAACACCATCGAGACCACTCCAGATGATGGCAGATGAGCATAACGGACAAGGTTCGAATGTTGAATATAACCAATAACCAGTTGGTAAAATATCGGTTTTTAAAAACTTACATGCTGCTCTGATTGCATTGACTTCAGCATGTGCTGTTGGATCATTATTTTCTTGAACAGTCGTTTGACCAATAGCAACGATTTCCATTTCTCTATTTACAATTGCGGCATAAATAGAGTGTGTACTCCATTGCTTTCGGATTAACTCTGACATGATTCTAGTACTTGGATGCTGGTTCATCATCTGATTGTCCCTCTTTCACTTCAATTATTTGTTTAGTTAACTAAAAGACCTTTTTTCACGAACTAATTGTTTTTCCGAGCTCAGCTAATTGTGAAAGAATTGGAAATAGAAGTTGCGTTTTTTCTGTCGTATAATATTCCACATGAGGAGGAACAGTTTTTTTGTCGATCCGTTTGATAAATTTATGCTCAGCTAAACTTTTTAAACATCTGATTAAAGCAACATTTGTGACGCCAGGTATGTTTCGCTTCAGTTGGTTAAATCGGATACCTTCATCATTCAATATTTGCCACAATATTTCTAGTTTCCATTTCCCACCTAAAATATTCATTATGTTACTTATAGCACAGTTTTTTTCTTCGTTCATAAATTCAAAAACTCCTTTTTAAATCAAAAATATCTAGGTAACAAAAATGTTAGTACTAGTATCTTTGTTTCCATTATTATAATATCAATACATATCAAATAAAAGCATAAATTTGATACAAAAAACTCCACGAAGGAAGTGCAATATATGTCAACAACATTTCGTAATTTACAAATAGGAATAAATCCTGTTAACTTTGAAAAAAGTAAAACATTTTATGAAGAGATTCTTGAGTTACCCTACATTGGTGTTTTAGAGACAAATGGTATCTCGCTTCACCGATTCTCTATTGATGGTTCGATTTTGAAACTCTTGGAAGCTGGAATCGGCAGTGTAGAAAAGAATCCTTTAGGAGGACCAACAGCAGCGACTGGTTTACGCTGGTTAACTGTAACTGTTAGCGATTTAGATAGGCTGTTTGAAAAAGTTTCAAACGCTGGAATTCCTGTTGTTGCTCCAATTTCTAGTGATGAAAATGGAGTTCGGTTTGCTATAGTAGAAGATCCAGATGGTATTTGGGTCGAACTTCTTGATCGCTAAAATAAAAAACCAATTGCTAAAAAATATTTAGCAATTGGTTTTTTATTATAAAATTATTGTTCATTCTTCATAGCTGCTAGTGCAGCTGTGTTGATAATATTCCAAGGTTTATCAAACGATGGTTGGAAGAAGAAATCAGCATAGGCTAAATCTTCGATTGTCATTTTCGCTTTGATTGCTAAAGAAATAGCGTTGATGTTTGCAGTTAAGTCTGCTTTTGACATCAATTGTGCCCCTAATATTTGTGTTGTTTCGGGATCATATACAAGTTTGAACCAAGCTTTTTGTTTGTCTGGATTGAAATCCATTAAATAATCTTCCACAACTAAAGCTGATTTCGTTGTTTTATTTAATTTTTTGGCCATTTCTTCATTGATACCAGTAGAGGCGAATTTGTAGTCGAAAACGGCTAAACCTGATGAACCTTGAATACCTGGGAATGGTTTTACAGGACCATTTAAATTTTTCACTGCAAAACGACCTTGTTTTCTTGCGTTTGTTGCTAACGCAATGTTGACTTCTGTTTCACCTGGATTATATTTGATCATTGTCGCATCTCCTACAGCAAAAACGTCTGGGGCACTTGTTTGCATGTACTCATCCGTTTTAATCAGCCCGTTAGGATGTAACTCTAATGTATCTTTTAACCAACCCGTATTAGGACGAACACCAACCGCTACAACAACAAGATCAGCATCATATTCCGCTTTATCTGTTACGACTTTTTGAACATGCCCTTCACCTTTATAACTTTGAACGGTTTCATTAGTTACTACGTTGATATTGTTAGCTTCCATTTCTTCTGTCAAAACATCTGTGAATTCTTTATCTAAATACACGCCTAAAGGCCGATCTAAAATATCGATCACTGTTACTTTTTTACCAGCTTTAGCAAATGATTCTGCTGCTTCTATACCAATATAGCCGCTTCCAATGACGACAACATTGTTCACTTCAGGATCAACCGTTTTTGCCTTTAATTTGATAGCCCATTTTCTGCCACGCATCAAATAAATGTTTTCTAAATCTTTTCCTGGGACATTTAATTCAAACGGAACCGCTCCTGGACTGATGATCAGTTTATCATAAGCTTCAATGCGTTCATCACCTGACAATAAATCTTTAACTATTACTTGATGACTCTCAGGTTTGATTTCAGTGATTTCAGTATTCGAGAAGACACTGACTCCTCTACTCTCCATCTTTTCACCTGTCATATATCGAACGGAGTTGACATCTTTTACCTTACCTTCTAAATAAAGTTGCATGCCACATGATAAGAAAGAAATAAAATCTCCTTTTTCATACCACTGAATTTCTGTTTCTGGATGTAAATTTAATAATTCCTCAACTGCTTCGTAACCTCCGTGCGATGAACCTAAAACTATTACTTTCATTTCACATTCCTCCTATATTCTTTATTATATAATAAAGAGTATCATATAATCATAGGCTATTACAAGTTTTTCCACTTTTTTATTCTCAATTAAGTTAAATAATTGAGAATTTCAAGTATTTTTTTGTTTGTATTATTTACATATTGTTTTCATATCAGTATATTCATTTGAATTTATCATATCTATTGCATACTCACTTTTTGGTTAAAGTGATAATCGTTCCTAACGATAGTTTACATAAATAAATTATAGACAACTAATTTGATTAGACATAATAAAAAGCCAACTATAAACAGTTAAATACGTTCATAGTTGGCTATAAAATCAGATTATTTAAAAATAGTCACTTCTTTTTTTACTTCGACAGTGATTTTGCCATTCTTAATGACATAATTTCTTTCTGGGATATCAATGATCGCATCAGCTTTTACTTTCGTGTCTAATAAAACAAGATCAGCATTATCCCCTACTTGAAGACCATAGTCTTGAAGCCCTAGTGCTTTAGCCGGATTGTCTGTAATCATAGGTAGAACAGTTGGTAAATCATCTGCTCCGCCCAAATGCCCCACAGGAATCGCTAACATGGCAATCTGCATTAAATCACCATTCCCATAAGGAGTAAACGCATTGCGAATATTATTGGTAGCTAAGCAAACATTTACGCCAGCATCACGAAGTTTTCTGATTGGTGTTACCGCTCTTCTCACATTATATAGATCATTTCTAGCGCCTAAATGTAAATCTGTAGCAGGTAAAGCCATAACGCTGATTTGTGCTTCAGCCATCAAGGTAATAATTTCATTTAGTCGTTCAGGTTCTAGTGCGTGAAGCGCAGTCAAATGCCCAACAGAAACTCTGCCGTGATAATTTTCTGCAATCGTCTTTTTACACAAATACTCAATCGAAATATCTGTTGCTTCATCACTGAAATCTTGATGAAGATCAATGTCTTTATCATATTTTTTAGCAATTTCAAAAACTAAATCGATATGTTTATCAGCTGGTGCATCATTGTAAGGAATCCCCCCGACAACATCTGCACCCATTTCCATTGCTTCGTACATCATTTTTTCAGTCCCGGGAGCTTTAAAAATCCCTTCTTGAGGAAACGCAACGATTTGCATATCGATTAAATCTCGATATTCTTCTTTTAATTTCATAATTGTTTTAAAACCCGAAAAACCTTGTGCAGGATCAAATTCTGCATGGGTTCTCACTGCTGTCACACCGTGAGAAATAATCATTTCTAAGGCTCTTTTTGCTCGTGAGTAAATGTCCGCTTCTGTAAATGTGGGTTTCAATTCAGCTGTAACACTAATGGCTTCTTGTAAAGTTCCAGACTTGTTTGGTTTTCTATCTGCAATCAGTGCTTTATCTAAGTGAATATGACTTTCTACTAATCCGGGAATCAATACTCGACCTTGAGCCTCGATCACAGTAACCGAATTCTCAGTTATACTTTCTGAAATTGCAACGATTTTCCCATCTTTAATTCCAACATCCTGCAACGCTTCTCCATCACTTAATCTTGCTTGTTTAATTAAAATATCCATTCTTGAACACCCTTTCTATTTTAAATAAAGAATCCAATTGCAATCAATACAACTGAAGCTAAACTGATCCATTTTACATTGCCTTTTACCACATCTAAAATCGGAATTTGGAATCCAGATGATAAAGCTTGCATCGTGATATTGACAAAACTCATTTGGCTTCCTAGCCCTACTCCAACTGCAACTAATCCAAGCTCGATAGATGAAAAACCTAATGACACAGCTACAGGGAGAACAAGAGTTAACACGGAACCTACATAAGCACCCGCAGGAACACCGATTAAAATTCCCGTTAAAATCGCAACTGGAACCATGATCAACGTAGGCGCAGCACTTGCAATACCCGCAATAACAGCAAAGGTACCAGTTTGAGCAATGATATTAATAAATGCTAGGAAAATACCTACTTGGAACAATCGAGTCAAAATATACGTAGAACCATCCACCATAGCTTCCACAGACTGATTCAACGTGAAATCTGAACAAATAAAAATCAAAGCCAATGTCAAAACCATATAGACTAGCGGCGTCAATAATGGGAATCCTACAAGATCATTAACTACAGGACCGAAAATTACGGCAAACAATAAAAAGATTGCAGGTAAAGTCAATTTAAATAATGCTTTATTACTCATTTGCGCGTATTCATCATCACTATTTTCTTTAAAACCAATATTTCGACGTTTTGTTCCCCAAAAAGCTAAAATAATAGCTAACGCACAAAAAAGTAACCAAATCGGACGCATATCTGAAACATATTTTGCTACACTGAAATCGCCTAATTTAGAAACGATACTAGACTCCAATGAAGCTGGTGAAGTCGTAAACGAAACAGCTGCCGCAAGTGACATCGCCGCAATCAGCTCAGGAACTGCTCCGACCGCTACAAATGCTAATGGTGCGATAACCATTGCGCTTCCGCCGCCAATGCCTGACATATATGTCGCTGCTGCTAACAAAATAACAATAAATGCTGAAACATATTCGACTTTGCCTTTTGTCCCACGTTTGGCAAGTGTTAATGCTGCTGAATAACCACCTGACTTAAACACGGCCATTGCAACTGCAGAATTGATGATCGGCACAGTAATGCCGAGCATCATTGGGATAGTTTCTAATAATTGCTTATTGGCTTGTTCTAATCCAATTCCACCAATAATCATCGCTAGAACACCGCCAACAAAACCAGCAATGATCATATCGACTTTCATAAATAATAAAACTAAAACTAAAATCAATGGAATGATTACGATAACCGCTTTTATTCCCGTAGGTGCTGTAATTGCATCAATCTCTTGTGCAAATGCAGGCACAAATGAAAAAAGAAACAGTATTGAAAGTAGTAGTCCACTCAAAAATCTTTTAGGTATTTTCATCATTATTCCTCCAACTTTGGTTAATTAAAACCTCTTTTTTTAACAAGTAATCATTGCATTTTTTTAATTACTGAATTTTATACCCTGGAAATATTCCAATAGGATACAAAATTATAGGTATGTCCATTTTTAGTTCTTCCACTTGATTAAGTTATTTATTCTCAAATAGAAAATAGGATAAATAACTATTTATGTGATTGAAATACTCTTGTTCACTTGTTTCAATTCAGTTACCGCAACCTCCTTCCTTCATCTTATAATACGTTTATTTTCTAAAAAAAGGAACAAGAATGCACCAATAAGTTGTAAGAACTAGAAAAGAACGGTAACGCTTGCATTTTTATGTATGCAGTATTTGTAAAAAAACAGCATATGCAAATCGAAGTACACAATTTGTTTATGCTGTTTGTCTTTACTATTCTTTTTCTTTAAGCAATTCAGTTAAATCATACGGTGTATTTTGATAAACCGCATAGTTTAACCAATTAGAAAATAACAATGAAGCTGCCATATGCCATCTTAGTTGAGGTCGTTCCTTCATGTTATCATTTGGAAAGTAATTTTTAGGTAGTTTAGGATGAATCCCTTTTAATTGATCTCGCTCGAATTCTTGTTCAAGCGTTTCCCGATCATATTCTAAATGTCCGGTTGCATAGTATGCTCGATTATTTTTATTTCCAACTAAAAAAACCCCAGCATCTTTTGATTCAACCAAAACCTCTAACTCTGCCACATTCTCTACATCACTTCTTTTAATGCCAGTATAACGTGAATGTGGAGCAAAAAATAAATCGTCAAATCCTTTTAGAATACTCCACGTTGGCGCCAGTACATCATGATCATAAATCCCTGTTAATTTTTGGTCTAATAGGTACTTATCGATTTTATGATGGTAATAAAGCCCTGCTTGCGCTCCCCAACAAATGTGAAACGTTGAAAATACGTGTGATTTACTCCATTCTAAAATCCCTTGTAATTCTTCCCAATAATCAACATCTTCAAATGGTAGTTGTTCAACTGGTGCGCCTGTAATAATCAAACCATCGTAAAATTTCTCCCGAACTTCTTTGAATTGATAATAAAAGCGGTTTAGATGTTCACTTGATGTATTTTTTGCCTCGTGACTACTCATATGCAAGAAGTCAACATTTATTTGCAATGGCGTATTACTGAGTAGTCTTAACAGTTGAACTTCTGTTTCATCTTTTTTAGGCATTAAATTTAAGATTAAAATTTCTAAAGGTCGAATGTCTTGGTGCATAGCACGATCTTCGTCCATTACAAAAATTTTCTCTTTCTCTAATACTTTAATAGCTGGTAATTCTTTTGGAACACGAATCGGCATACCCATATCCTCCCTTTCTATTTGTCTAATTTCATTTTACGATAAAACGCGGGAGAAAGGAAGTTTCTTTCTGAGAAAACGCTAAGCAAACTTCTAATTTTGATTTTCATCAAAAAAACACGAGGCAGGATGTTAGTCCCACCTCATGTTTTCCCTTATAGAAAGTAAACTTGTTAATGCCTTAGATTATTCTTCTTCTTTGTTTTTGCGTTTGAAGGTGAAGAAGGCAAAGACACCTAATAGTAACGCTCCTACTACTCCCCAATTGCTGACAATTTCACCGTTATTAGGAAGATTTTTTTGTCCGCCGCTTAGGTTTTTCAAGCCAGAACCGCTATTATTACCTAAGTTGCCGCCGTTACCAGTTCCATTACCGTTGCCATTGCCGTCACTTGGATCGGCTGGCAGTTTAAAGCTAGCTGGTTCACTTTGATTACCATCGCTATCTTTGGCAATTGCTAAAATCAGCTCTTTTGGTTCAGCAAAGCCGATTGGGATTTCAATAACAAATCCACCGTTATCGCCTGCCGTCGCCGTACCTAGAACTTCTCCAGCTGCATTTTGAAGTTCTACATCATTTCCTGGTGTTGCGATTCCCTTGATTGTATAACCAGTCATTGAATTACCAGTTACACTGTTAATGATTGGTGTAGCAACATAAACTGTTGGATCAGCTGGTGTCATAAATGGTGTTGCTGTACTGACTTCTCCATTACTATTTTCAGCAGTGGCTGTTAGTGGTTCATTTTCAGTAGCAGCTCCTATTGGTAAAGCGATAGCAAACTCACCGTCTAGTGCAAGTGGAGCTCCACCTGAAATTGTTCCATTCAAATCAGCTACACCTGATCCGATAACTCTTCCTGCCGCATTGCGGATTTTCACTTTATTTCCAGCCGTTGCTCTACCTGTTACAATGTAACCTGTTTTAGATGTCCCTGTCACGTTATCGATAGCAGGTGCCTCGACATTTGATGAAGGATCAGCTGGAATTGTAAATAATGTTGGTAAGCTTGAGTTAAGCGCATCATCGATTGCGACTGCATTTAATTGTTGTAATGGGTCTACATCTTGAGAAGTCAATTCAATTGAGAAGTTGCCCGTTCCGTCGACTTCTCCAGCTCCTACCTCAGTTCCCGAAAGAGTTCTAAGTGATACTGTATTACCTGCAGTTGCTGTCCCTGTCACTGTATAGCCCGTTTGGGAGTTCCCTACTACACTTGTTATGATTGGTGCTGCAACTACTACTGGATCTGCTGGCGTTGTAAATGATGTCG
This sequence is a window from Enterococcus sp. 7F3_DIV0205. Protein-coding genes within it:
- a CDS encoding citrate transporter; translated protein: MKIPKRFLSGLLLSILFLFSFVPAFAQEIDAITAPTGIKAVIVIIPLILVLVLLFMKVDMIIAGFVGGVLAMIIGGIGLEQANKQLLETIPMMLGITVPIINSAVAMAVFKSGGYSAALTLAKRGTKGKVEYVSAFIVILLAAATYMSGIGGGSAMVIAPLAFVAVGAVPELIAAMSLAAAVSFTTSPASLESSIVSKLGDFSVAKYVSDMRPIWLLFCALAIILAFWGTKRRNIGFKENSDDEYAQMSNKALFKLTLPAIFLLFAVIFGPVVNDLVGFPLLTPLVYMVLTLALIFICSDFTLNQSVEAMVDGSTYILTRLFQVGIFLAFINIIAQTGTFAVIAGIASAAPTLIMVPVAILTGILIGVPAGAYVGSVLTLVLPVAVSLGFSSIELGLVAVGVGLGSQMSFVNITMQALSSGFQIPILDVVKGNVKWISLASVVLIAIGFFI
- the metA gene encoding homoserine O-acetyltransferase MetA; the encoded protein is MPIRVPKELPAIKVLEKEKIFVMDEDRAMHQDIRPLEILILNLMPKKDETEVQLLRLLSNTPLQINVDFLHMSSHEAKNTSSEHLNRFYYQFKEVREKFYDGLIITGAPVEQLPFEDVDYWEELQGILEWSKSHVFSTFHICWGAQAGLYYHHKIDKYLLDQKLTGIYDHDVLAPTWSILKGFDDLFFAPHSRYTGIKRSDVENVAELEVLVESKDAGVFLVGNKNNRAYYATGHLEYDRETLEQEFERDQLKGIHPKLPKNYFPNDNMKERPQLRWHMAASLLFSNWLNYAVYQNTPYDLTELLKEKE
- a CDS encoding Ig-like domain-containing protein — encoded protein: MIVSAPTVDTVTGTGATGYTVTGTATAGNRVDVKNTGGTIIGSAVADGSGNYTVVIPVGSATPLQQLSAVAVDGDNNQSSATPFTTPADPVVVTAPTVDSVTGTGATGYTVTGTAPAGSTVEIKNTGGTVIGSAVADGSGNYTVTIPAGSASPNEQLTATAKDADGNTSPGTVFTTPADPVSIQAPVVTSVTGTSATGYTVVGTAVAGDTVSIKKLNGTVIGSVQVDGSGNYSVVLPAGSASQLEQLRAIDSDGAGNQSPATSFTTPADPVVVAAPIITSVVGNSQTGYTVTGTATAGNTVSLRTLSGTEVGAGEVDGTGNFSIELTSQDVDPLQQLNAVAIDDALNSSLPTLFTIPADPSSNVEAPAIDNVTGTSKTGYIVTGRATAGNKVKIRNAAGRVIGSGVADLNGTISGGAPLALDGEFAIALPIGAATENEPLTATAENSNGEVSTATPFMTPADPTVYVATPIINSVTGNSMTGYTIKGIATPGNDVELQNAAGEVLGTATAGDNGGFVIEIPIGFAEPKELILAIAKDSDGNQSEPASFKLPADPSDGNGNGNGTGNGGNLGNNSGSGLKNLSGGQKNLPNNGEIVSNWGVVGALLLGVFAFFTFKRKNKEEE